A window of Panicum virgatum strain AP13 chromosome 8K, P.virgatum_v5, whole genome shotgun sequence contains these coding sequences:
- the LOC120646480 gene encoding uncharacterized mitochondrial protein AtMg00810-like produces the protein MAYLLLYVDDMILSASSPALLQHIVSQLKSEFAVKDMGPVQYFLGIEVKRSPEGFFLSQSKYASEVLERAGMANCKPVATPADTKPKLASDDGALMHDATWYRSMAGALQYLTLTRPDIAYAVQQVCLHMHAPREPHGAMLKRILRYIKGTLSFGLHLCATTSPTLIAYSDADWAGCPDTRRSTSGFCVFLGDSLLSWSSKRQTTVSRSSAEAEYRGVANAVAECTWLRQLLGELHCSIPKATIAYCDNISSVYMSKNPVHHKRTKHIELDIHFVREKVALGELRVLPIPSAQQFADVFTKGLSSSMFNDFRSSLCIGPKVASQTIALEVELPALGPGQLRVTVANGEHVWCPGVYRDVLFSIDQESFTGDFFALPLAGYDVVLGT, from the exons ATGGCGTATCTTCTCCTGTACGTCGACGACATGATCCTGTCAGCGTCGTCTCCGGCACTGCTCCAGCACATCGTCAGCCAACTCAAGTCTGAGTTCGCCGTCAAGGACATGGGACCGGTGCAATACTTTCTCGGCATCGAGGTCAAGCGGTCTCCAGAAGGCTTCTTCCTCTCCCAGTCCAAGTATGCGTCCGAAGTCCTCGAGCGCGCGGGCATGGCGAACTGCAAGCCTGTTGCTACACCAGCCGACACCAAGCCCAAGCTCGCCAGCGACGATGGCGCTCTAATGCACGACGCGACGTGGTACCGCAGCATGGCCGGCGCGCTCCAGTATTTGACGTTGACGCGCCCAGATATCGCCTATGCGGTGCAACAGGTGTGCCTGCATATGCATGCTCCCCGAGAACCTCATGGTGCGATGCTGAAACGGATCCTGCGCTACATCAAGGGAACCCTCTCCTTCGGTCTGCACCTCTGCGCCACGACATCGCCCACGCTCATCGCCTACAGCGACGCCGACTGGGCCGGCTGCCCCGACACCCGGCGTTCCACCTCAGGATTTTGCGTTTTCCTCGGCGACTCACTCCTGTCGTGGTCATCCAAGCGGCAAACTACGGTTTCGCGCTCCAGCGCGGAAGCCGAGTATCGCGGCGTGGCGAACGCGGTGGCTGAGTGCACCTGGCTCCGGCAACTCCTTGGCGAGCTTCACTGCAGCATTCCAAAGGCAACCATCGCCTACTGTGACAACATCTCCAGCGTCTACATGTCCAAGAACCCGGTGCACCACAAGAGAACCAAGCACATCGAGCTTGACATCCATTTCGTCCGCGAGAAGGTTGCGCTTGGTGAGCTCCGCGTTCTGCCGATACCGAGTGCCCAGCAGTTCGCCGACGTGTTCACGAAGGGGCTCTCTTCTAGCATGTTCAACGACTTCCGTTCCAGTCTCTGCATCG GGCCAAAGGTGGCTTCCCAAACAATCGCCTTGGAGGTCGAGTTGCCGGCCCTCGGCCCGGGGCAGCTGCGGGTGACCGTGGCAAACGGCGAGCACGTTTGGTGCCCGGGCGTGTACCGTGACGTGTTGTTCTCCATCGACCAGGAGTCCTTCACCGGGGACTTCTTCGCACTTCCGCTGGCTGGGTACGACGTCGTGTTGGGGACCTAG